The stretch of DNA GATCCGCTACAGCGGCGATGGCGAGCGTATCCGGGCCGAGGGGCCGCTCCGGCTCGAGGGGCCGGACGGGGCCGTGCTGATCGCCTCGCTGGCCGAACTGTCGGGCGATTTCCGCGAGGGCCTGATCGAGGGGGCGCGGCTGATCTTCGACCGGCAGTTCCAGATCGCCGCGGCCGAGGGACGGCGCAGCGAGGGGCGCTTCAACAGCCTGACCCGGACGGTCGCGACAAGCTGCACCATCTGCGCCCGCGCCGAGACGCCGATCTGGCGCATCCGCGCCGCCAGCGTGGTGCACGACGAACAGGCGCGCCGGCTGTATTTCGAAAGTGCCTGGCTCGACATCTTCGGGCTGCCGCTGCTCTATCTGCCAAGCATGAGCATCCCCGAGCCGGGGGTCGAACGGGCGCGCGGCTTCCTGGTGCCGAACCTGCGGACCTCGGGGCTCTACGGGATTGGCGTGCAGGTCCCCTACTTCATCCCGCTTGGCGATCATGCCGACATCACGATCACGCCCTTTCTTGCCACCAACGGCACCGCCATCCTGGAGGGCGAGTACCGGCGCCGCTTCCGGTCGGGCCTGCTGGAGCTGAACGGCGCGATCAGCCTGGCCGACGGCACCTCGGACCACCGGGCACGCGGCTTCCTGGAGGCGCGGGGCGGCTTCGACATCGGGCGCGGCTACGAGACGGAATTCGATCTGCGCTATGCCTCGGACCAGAGCTTCCTGGGGCAGTACGACTATTCCGACGACGACCGGCTGACCAGCTTCCTCACCGTGCGGCGCAGCGGGAACACCAGCTATTTCGAGGCCCGGACCGAAGCCTACCAGACATTGCGGGAAGCCGAGGCGCAGGACGAGATCCCGCTGGTTCTGCCCTGGCTGACCTGGCGGCAGATCCGGCGCGACACGCTGGGCGGCACGCTGGGACTCGAGGCGACGATGCTTGGCCTTGTGCGCGAGGACGGGCGCGACATCCTTCGCGGCGGGCTTGACGCGGACTGGCGGGCGCGGCGCATCCTGCGCTCGGGGATAGAGCTGGGCGCCGTCGCGGAAATCTCGGGCGATGCCTATGTGGTTCAGGACGACGCCGCCTTC from Halovulum dunhuangense encodes:
- a CDS encoding LPS-assembly protein LptD, whose amino-acid sequence is MRGLLLALALVLVAPLAASAQDAVALFADRIRYETQDRELVAEGNVEVYYDGYRLTARTIRYSGDGERIRAEGPLRLEGPDGAVLIASLAELSGDFREGLIEGARLIFDRQFQIAAAEGRRSEGRFNSLTRTVATSCTICARAETPIWRIRAASVVHDEQARRLYFESAWLDIFGLPLLYLPSMSIPEPGVERARGFLVPNLRTSGLYGIGVQVPYFIPLGDHADITITPFLATNGTAILEGEYRRRFRSGLLELNGAISLADGTSDHRARGFLEARGGFDIGRGYETEFDLRYASDQSFLGQYDYSDDDRLTSFLTVRRSGNTSYFEARTEAYQTLREAEAQDEIPLVLPWLTWRQIRRDTLGGTLGLEATMLGLVREDGRDILRGGLDADWRARRILRSGIELGAVAEISGDAYVVQDDAAFDDAALFRATPTVGVELRWPFARTTAAATHVIEPIAQLLYSDTLGDAVPNEDSLLPEFDENNLFALNRFPGRDARETGLRLNAGVSYTRFDPAGWNMGLTLGRVFRDGDATEFPASTGLRDRRSDYVAAVSLDLPPRFTGLARGLFDEELSFRRADLELDYRTRRFDADAVYTFLAADATNPVLGPQPERQELALGTRYLFHPNWELEAEWRYDIEARESIEALGALTYGNECIEARLEVSRNFTSANDVPRDTSIAFEVVLAGFGGASRDWPARRCQGN